The following are from one region of the Flavimobilis soli genome:
- a CDS encoding lysophospholipid acyltransferase family protein: MSTAASLRAARRATPLGWLLSRVVWRTRVVGAENMPAEGPVIVAANHTGVIDGPIVFGVSPRPVHMMIKASMFRGPIGSFLRWSGQIPVDRENGRPALAAALSVLKRGDVVGIFPEGRRGRGDLSEVRGGVAWLALASGAPVVPAAVLGTRRTGEGAGRLPGFRRRLFVLIGEPVSMERAPGTTGKQAQEQYAQLVANALKATVEAAVELSGIALPLDDPGAVAPGRGTAVQAD, encoded by the coding sequence GTGAGCACGGCGGCGTCCCTGCGTGCAGCGCGCCGGGCCACGCCGCTCGGCTGGCTGTTGTCGCGGGTCGTCTGGCGTACCCGCGTCGTGGGCGCCGAGAACATGCCGGCCGAGGGCCCGGTCATCGTCGCGGCCAACCACACGGGTGTCATCGATGGTCCCATCGTGTTCGGCGTGAGCCCGCGGCCCGTGCACATGATGATCAAGGCGTCGATGTTCCGAGGGCCGATCGGCTCGTTCCTGCGGTGGTCGGGTCAGATCCCGGTCGACCGCGAGAACGGTCGCCCAGCGCTCGCCGCAGCGCTATCGGTGCTCAAGCGCGGTGACGTCGTCGGGATCTTCCCGGAGGGGCGCCGCGGGCGCGGCGACCTGTCGGAGGTGCGCGGGGGCGTGGCGTGGCTCGCGCTCGCGTCCGGGGCTCCCGTCGTTCCCGCTGCCGTCCTCGGGACGCGGCGGACGGGCGAGGGGGCAGGTCGGCTGCCCGGCTTCCGGCGTCGTCTGTTCGTCCTGATCGGTGAGCCCGTCTCGATGGAGCGTGCGCCGGGCACGACCGGGAAGCAGGCACAGGAGCAGTATGCGCAGCTCGTCGCGAACGCACTGAAGGCCACGGTCGAGGCTGCGGTCGAGCTCTCGGGCATCGCGCTCCCGCTGGACGACCCGGGTGCTGTGGCACCCGGACGCGGGACGGCCGTCCAGGCGGACTGA
- the cmk gene encoding (d)CMP kinase — MESTSMQHEERHPVVIAVDGPSGSGKSSVSKAVARRLGLAYLDTGATYRAATWWCLHLGLDLADRDAVAEAVRTMPLEMGVDPSVESVLIDGHDVREDIRTTRISEKVSAVATNLEVRAELGRLQRALIDAQKAVGSFSGGRGVVAEGRDITTVVAPDADARVLLTASEEARLARRALELHGDAGTEAVEATKDQVLRRDRDDSTVVEFQVAADGVVTVDSSDLDFEQTIQAVLDVVAQVAGVREVAPADTSTVL; from the coding sequence ATGGAGAGCACGAGCATGCAGCACGAGGAGCGCCACCCCGTCGTCATCGCGGTCGACGGACCGTCCGGGTCAGGCAAGTCGAGCGTGTCCAAGGCGGTGGCCCGCCGTCTCGGCCTCGCGTACCTCGACACGGGTGCGACGTACCGCGCGGCGACCTGGTGGTGCCTGCACCTCGGTCTCGACCTCGCCGACCGTGACGCGGTCGCCGAGGCCGTGCGCACGATGCCGCTCGAGATGGGCGTGGACCCGTCGGTCGAGTCGGTGCTCATCGACGGGCACGACGTCCGTGAGGACATCCGCACGACCCGGATCTCGGAGAAGGTCAGCGCGGTCGCGACGAACCTCGAGGTCCGCGCCGAGCTCGGCCGTCTGCAGCGTGCGCTGATCGACGCGCAGAAGGCCGTCGGCAGCTTTTCGGGCGGCCGTGGCGTCGTCGCGGAGGGACGTGACATCACGACCGTCGTCGCTCCCGACGCCGACGCGCGCGTCCTGCTCACCGCGAGCGAGGAGGCGCGCCTCGCACGTCGCGCGCTCGAGCTGCATGGTGATGCTGGCACGGAGGCCGTCGAGGCGACCAAGGACCAGGTGCTGCGGCGCGACCGTGACGACTCGACCGTCGTCGAGTTCCAGGTCGCGGCTGACGGCGTCGTGACGGTCGACTCGTCCGACCTCGACTTCGAGCAGACGATCCAGGCGGTGCTCGACGTCGTCGCGCAGGTCGCGGGGGTGCGCGAGGTCGCGCCGGCAGACACGTCCACCGTCCTGTGA
- a CDS encoding heme o synthase, whose translation MHHSTASRPSDVANPAESAGWRATVGAYVSLTKPRIIELLLVTTVPTMFLAQGGLPSLALMLHTLCGGALAAASANVFNCYIDRDIDELMVRTRKRPMVTGAISGRAALTFGTALGVAALLWLGLGANWLSSLLAGAAILLYVVFYTLILKRRTSQNIVWGGVAGCMPVLIGWSAVAGRLDWAPVALFGVVFFWTPPHYWPLSMKFRKDYANAGVPMLPVVASDRRVAGEMIAYTVAMIACSLVLVPLSTLGWVYGISAVALGAWFLADCVTLLRRTVDPSRGKPKAMRVFHASITYLTLLSLAVVVDVLLPF comes from the coding sequence GTGCACCACTCGACGGCTTCACGGCCCAGCGACGTCGCCAACCCCGCGGAGAGCGCCGGCTGGCGCGCCACCGTCGGCGCGTACGTCTCCCTGACGAAGCCGCGCATCATCGAGCTGCTCCTCGTGACCACGGTGCCGACGATGTTTCTCGCCCAGGGCGGCCTCCCGTCGCTCGCGCTCATGCTGCACACGCTCTGCGGCGGCGCGCTGGCCGCTGCGAGCGCGAACGTCTTCAACTGCTACATCGACCGTGACATCGACGAGCTCATGGTCCGCACCCGCAAGCGGCCGATGGTCACGGGCGCGATCTCCGGGCGAGCAGCCCTCACGTTCGGCACCGCGCTCGGCGTGGCCGCGCTGCTGTGGCTCGGCCTCGGCGCCAACTGGCTCTCGAGCCTGCTCGCAGGCGCCGCGATCCTTCTCTACGTGGTCTTCTACACGCTGATCCTCAAGCGCCGCACGTCGCAGAACATCGTGTGGGGCGGCGTCGCCGGCTGCATGCCGGTCCTCATCGGGTGGTCCGCGGTGGCGGGTCGCCTCGACTGGGCGCCTGTCGCGCTGTTCGGCGTCGTGTTCTTCTGGACGCCGCCGCACTACTGGCCGCTGTCGATGAAGTTCCGCAAGGACTACGCGAACGCGGGGGTGCCGATGCTCCCCGTCGTCGCGTCCGACCGTCGCGTCGCGGGGGAGATGATCGCCTACACCGTCGCGATGATCGCGTGCTCGCTCGTCCTCGTCCCGCTGAGCACGCTCGGCTGGGTCTACGGGATCAGCGCGGTCGCGCTCGGCGCCTGGTTCCTCGCGGACTGCGTGACCCTGCTGCGACGCACGGTCGACCCGTCGCGCGGCAAGCCCAAGGCGATGCGTGTCTTCCACGCGTCCATCACGTACCTCACGCTGCTGAGCCTCGCCGTCGTCGTCGACGTGCTGCTCCCGTTCTGA
- a CDS encoding ParA family protein yields MNSQAQNPVLSATLDAVGRPLPVFRAPAPLASHGPARIIAMCNQKGGVGKTTTTINLAAALAEYGRRVLIVDFDPQGAASVGLGINAHELDQTIYNLLMERGADIRSIIRQTAVENLDLLPANIDLSAAEVQLVGEVARENVLARVLRPVLDDYDVVLIDCQPSLGLLTVNALTAAHGVVIPLECEFFALRGVALLIETIDKVRDRLNPRLEVDGIVATMYDPRTLHSREVVQRVHEAFGDRLMHTVIGRTVKFPDASVAAEPITTYAPHHSGAAAYRQLARELVARGDAA; encoded by the coding sequence GTGAACAGCCAGGCCCAGAACCCCGTCCTCTCGGCAACCCTGGACGCCGTGGGTCGGCCTCTGCCCGTCTTCCGGGCGCCCGCCCCGCTCGCGAGCCACGGCCCGGCGCGCATCATCGCGATGTGCAACCAGAAGGGCGGCGTCGGCAAGACGACGACGACCATCAACCTCGCGGCCGCGCTCGCCGAGTACGGCCGCCGCGTGCTCATCGTCGACTTCGACCCGCAGGGCGCCGCGTCCGTGGGCCTGGGCATCAACGCGCACGAGCTCGACCAGACGATCTACAACCTGCTCATGGAGCGGGGGGCGGACATCCGGTCGATCATCCGGCAGACCGCTGTCGAGAACCTCGACCTGCTGCCCGCTAACATCGACCTGTCCGCCGCGGAGGTCCAGCTCGTCGGCGAGGTCGCCCGTGAGAACGTCCTCGCGCGGGTGCTGCGTCCGGTCCTCGACGACTACGACGTCGTGCTGATCGACTGCCAGCCGTCGCTCGGCCTGCTCACCGTCAACGCCCTGACCGCGGCGCACGGCGTCGTCATCCCGCTCGAGTGCGAGTTCTTCGCGCTCCGCGGCGTCGCGCTGCTCATCGAGACGATCGACAAGGTTCGCGACCGCCTCAACCCGCGCCTCGAGGTCGACGGCATCGTCGCGACGATGTATGACCCGCGCACGCTGCACTCCCGCGAGGTCGTCCAGCGCGTCCACGAGGCGTTCGGCGACCGGCTCATGCACACGGTCATCGGCCGCACGGTGAAGTTCCCGGACGCGTCGGTCGCGGCAGAGCCGATCACGACGTACGCGCCTCACCACTCGGGTGCGGCGGCGTACCGCCAGCTCGCTCGTGAGCTCGTCGCGCGTGGCGACGCCGCCTGA
- the tkt gene encoding transketolase — translation MPRHDESPGRKRGSVNTFTPARPLPWNDLDRRAVDTARILAADAVEKVGNGHPGTAISLAPVAYLLYQNWLRHDPTDTGWIGRDRFVLSCGHSSLTQYIQLYLGGFGLEIDDIAALRTWGSLTPGHPEVHHTKGVEITTGPLGQGLASAVGMAMAQRRERGLLDPDAAPGESPFDHRVFVLASDGDLQEGVTSEACSIAGTQELGNLVVIWDDNRISIEGDTSIAFTEDVAARYEAYGWHVQTVDWIKGENGYEEDIEALDAAIAAAVAETTKPSFIRLRTIIAWPSPTKQNDHASHGSKLGGTEIAALKELLGFKTDTSFDVEPEVIAHTRELQERGKALHAEWDAKVAEWRAANPERAALLDRLAARELPEGWDSALPVFEAGSSVATRAASGKILTALADTLPELWGGSADLAGSNNTTMNGQPSFIPAHRSSHEFAGDQYGRTLHFGIREHGMGAILSGIALHGLTRPYGGTFFQFSDYMRGAVRLAALMNTPATYVWTHDSIGLGEDGPTHQPVEHLAATRAIPGLSIVRPADANETAQAWKAILERDNGPVGLILTRQNVPTFPRGEQGYATADGVARGAYTLLDASNGAPEVLLLATGSEVQVAVAAREALEAEGVPTRVVSLPCLEWFEEQDAAYRESVIPSSVRARVSVEAGLALSWYRYLGEHGRAVSLEHYGASASAEKLFEEFGFTAENVVAHAKESLASVQAAQA, via the coding sequence ATGCCCCGGCACGACGAGTCACCGGGGCGGAAAAGAGGTTCGGTGAACACGTTCACCCCCGCACGTCCCCTGCCTTGGAACGACCTCGACCGCCGCGCCGTCGACACGGCACGCATCCTCGCCGCCGACGCGGTCGAGAAGGTCGGCAACGGGCACCCCGGGACTGCTATCTCCCTCGCGCCGGTGGCCTACCTGCTCTACCAGAACTGGCTGCGCCACGACCCCACCGACACCGGGTGGATCGGACGCGACCGCTTCGTCCTGTCCTGCGGCCACTCGAGCCTCACGCAGTACATCCAGCTCTACCTCGGCGGCTTCGGCCTCGAGATCGACGACATCGCGGCGCTGCGCACGTGGGGCAGCCTGACGCCGGGCCACCCCGAGGTGCACCACACCAAGGGCGTCGAGATCACGACCGGCCCGCTCGGACAGGGCCTCGCGTCCGCGGTCGGCATGGCGATGGCCCAGCGCCGTGAGCGCGGCCTCCTCGACCCGGACGCCGCCCCCGGTGAGAGCCCGTTCGACCACCGCGTCTTCGTGCTCGCGTCCGACGGCGACCTCCAGGAGGGCGTGACCTCCGAGGCCTGCTCGATCGCCGGCACCCAGGAGCTCGGCAACCTCGTCGTCATCTGGGACGACAACCGCATCTCGATCGAGGGCGACACCTCGATCGCGTTCACCGAGGACGTCGCGGCCCGCTACGAGGCGTACGGCTGGCACGTCCAGACCGTCGACTGGATCAAGGGCGAGAACGGCTACGAGGAGGACATCGAGGCGCTCGACGCCGCGATCGCCGCCGCCGTCGCCGAGACCACGAAGCCGTCGTTCATCCGCCTGCGCACGATCATCGCGTGGCCGTCGCCCACGAAGCAGAACGATCACGCGTCGCACGGCTCGAAGCTCGGCGGCACGGAGATCGCGGCGCTCAAGGAGCTCCTCGGTTTCAAGACCGACACGTCGTTCGACGTCGAGCCCGAGGTCATCGCGCACACGCGCGAGCTCCAGGAGCGCGGCAAGGCGCTGCACGCCGAGTGGGACGCGAAGGTAGCCGAGTGGCGAGCCGCCAACCCCGAGCGCGCCGCGCTGCTCGACCGCCTCGCCGCCCGTGAGCTGCCCGAGGGCTGGGACTCCGCGCTCCCCGTCTTCGAGGCCGGCTCCTCCGTCGCGACGCGCGCCGCGTCCGGCAAGATCCTCACGGCTCTCGCCGACACCCTGCCCGAGCTCTGGGGCGGCTCTGCCGACCTCGCCGGCTCGAACAACACGACCATGAACGGGCAGCCATCGTTCATCCCCGCGCACCGCTCGAGCCACGAGTTCGCCGGCGACCAGTACGGCCGCACGCTGCACTTCGGCATCCGCGAGCACGGCATGGGCGCGATCCTCTCGGGCATCGCCCTGCACGGCCTGACGCGCCCCTACGGTGGCACGTTCTTCCAGTTCAGCGACTACATGCGCGGCGCCGTCCGCCTCGCCGCCCTCATGAACACCCCGGCGACGTACGTGTGGACGCACGACTCGATCGGCCTCGGCGAGGACGGCCCGACCCACCAGCCGGTCGAGCACCTCGCGGCGACCCGCGCGATCCCGGGCCTCTCGATCGTCCGCCCCGCGGACGCCAACGAGACCGCCCAGGCATGGAAGGCGATCCTCGAGCGTGACAACGGCCCCGTCGGCCTGATCCTCACCCGCCAGAACGTCCCGACGTTCCCGCGCGGCGAGCAGGGCTACGCCACGGCCGACGGCGTCGCGCGCGGCGCGTACACGCTCCTCGACGCGTCGAACGGCGCACCCGAGGTGCTGCTGCTCGCCACGGGCTCCGAGGTCCAGGTCGCCGTCGCCGCTCGCGAGGCCCTCGAGGCCGAGGGCGTCCCCACGCGCGTCGTGTCGCTCCCCTGCCTCGAGTGGTTCGAGGAGCAGGACGCCGCGTACCGCGAGTCGGTCATCCCGTCGTCCGTCCGCGCCCGCGTCTCCGTCGAGGCGGGCCTCGCGCTCTCCTGGTACCGCTACCTGGGCGAGCACGGCCGCGCGGTCAGCCTCGAGCACTACGGCGCCTCCGCCTCCGCGGAGAAGCTCTTCGAGGAGTTCGGCTTCACCGCCGAGAACGTCGTCGCGCACGCCAAGGAGTCCCTCGCGTCGGTCCAGGCCGCCCAGGCCTGA
- a CDS encoding site-specific tyrosine recombinase XerD → MTDDAARATGADALVEVPPGLDRAVRQYLAHLRVERGLSPNTLAAYRRDLERHVAFLADRGVQTPDSVTPEDLEAYVAAVRTGGDGGTTLSASSTARSIAAVRGWLRFCELEGTVRVNPATALRPPAQPRRLPKAISVEDVTRIIEAAGTGDGPVPLRDRALLELVYSTGARISEAVGLVVDDLDLTRGAASVRLFGKGRKERIVPLGSYACDAIEAYLVRARPALASAGRGVPTVFLNTRGNPLSRQSAWAVLRSASERSGIESPERVSPHTLRHSFATHLLQGGADVRVVQELLGHASVTTTQIYTLVTPDALREMYVAAHPRALGRR, encoded by the coding sequence ATGACCGACGACGCCGCCCGTGCGACCGGCGCCGACGCACTTGTCGAGGTGCCGCCCGGTCTCGACCGCGCCGTCCGGCAGTACCTCGCGCACCTGCGCGTCGAGCGTGGCCTGTCGCCGAACACCCTCGCGGCCTACCGGCGCGACCTCGAGCGCCACGTCGCCTTCCTCGCCGACCGCGGCGTCCAGACGCCCGACAGCGTGACCCCGGAGGACCTCGAGGCGTACGTGGCCGCGGTGCGCACCGGGGGCGACGGCGGCACGACGCTCTCGGCGTCGTCGACCGCCCGCTCGATCGCGGCCGTGCGAGGCTGGCTGCGGTTCTGCGAGCTCGAGGGAACGGTGCGCGTCAACCCGGCCACCGCGCTGCGCCCACCCGCGCAGCCGCGACGCCTGCCGAAGGCGATCAGCGTCGAGGACGTCACACGCATCATCGAGGCGGCAGGCACCGGCGACGGGCCCGTGCCGCTCCGCGACCGCGCTCTCCTCGAGCTCGTCTACTCGACCGGCGCGCGCATCTCGGAGGCGGTCGGTCTCGTCGTCGACGACCTCGACCTGACGCGGGGAGCAGCGAGCGTTCGGCTCTTCGGCAAGGGCCGCAAGGAGCGCATCGTCCCGCTGGGCTCGTACGCGTGCGACGCGATCGAGGCCTACCTCGTGCGAGCGCGGCCAGCGCTCGCCAGCGCGGGCAGGGGAGTCCCCACCGTGTTCCTCAACACGCGCGGCAACCCGCTTTCCCGGCAGAGTGCGTGGGCCGTGCTGCGCAGCGCGTCCGAACGTTCAGGCATCGAGTCGCCCGAACGGGTGTCTCCCCACACGCTGCGGCACTCGTTCGCGACGCACCTGCTCCAGGGCGGTGCGGACGTGCGGGTCGTCCAGGAGCTCCTGGGGCACGCCTCGGTGACGACGACGCAGATCTACACGCTCGTGACGCCGGACGCCCTGCGTGAGATGTACGTCGCGGCACACCCGCGCGCGCTCGGGCGCAGATGA
- the scpB gene encoding SMC-Scp complex subunit ScpB, producing the protein MSETDAGGADALEGEVPPAPGTDGQVDVRDLPGGLRGALEAVLMIVDEPVSVERLAQVTGVPVVEVAVTLDTMVASYRDEQRGFELRQVGGGWRVYSAPAFADVVAQVVLEGQTARLTQAALETLAVVAYRQPVTRGQVSAVRGVNVDGVMRTLVARGLVAEVGTEPSGAHLYGTTASFLERMGFTSLDQLPPLAPYLPDIDGLDDLGPQTRVTTVPGEPSSPTSMKEQQ; encoded by the coding sequence ATGAGCGAGACCGACGCCGGAGGGGCAGACGCGCTGGAGGGGGAGGTGCCACCTGCGCCCGGCACGGACGGTCAGGTCGACGTGCGCGACCTCCCGGGCGGCCTGCGGGGCGCGCTCGAGGCGGTGCTGATGATCGTCGACGAGCCTGTCTCCGTCGAGCGGCTCGCCCAGGTGACGGGTGTCCCGGTCGTCGAGGTCGCCGTGACGCTCGACACGATGGTCGCGTCCTACCGCGACGAGCAGCGCGGCTTCGAGCTGCGCCAGGTCGGGGGAGGGTGGCGCGTCTACTCTGCGCCGGCGTTCGCCGACGTCGTGGCGCAGGTCGTCCTCGAGGGGCAGACTGCCCGCCTCACGCAGGCGGCGCTCGAGACTCTCGCCGTCGTCGCCTACCGTCAGCCGGTCACGCGCGGGCAGGTTTCGGCGGTGCGCGGTGTGAACGTCGACGGCGTCATGCGTACCCTGGTAGCACGAGGCCTGGTCGCGGAGGTCGGGACAGAGCCCAGCGGGGCCCATCTCTACGGCACGACCGCCTCGTTCCTCGAGCGCATGGGATTCACCTCGCTCGACCAACTTCCGCCGCTCGCGCCCTACCTGCCGGACATCGACGGTCTCGACGACCTCGGCCCGCAGACCCGCGTGACGACGGTCCCCGGTGAGCCCAGCTCGCCGACCAGCATGAAGGAGCAGCAGTGA
- a CDS encoding pseudouridine synthase encodes MSSSGNGRGGRQNGAGRSRGQGGGQPARGGTGGRPQAGRGAARGPARGARNEPPRGARPEAARREPREAKPDIDVHTADGVRLQKVLAQAGLGSRRACEQLIEQGRVEVDGQIVLELGVRIDPNVQSVHVDGLRIQLDDSKITIIFNKPLGVVSSMDDPEGRPCLADFFKNRSERLFHVGRLDQDSEGLLILTNDGELANRLTHPKYGIAKTYLVEVEGRVTPRVGDALVHGVDLDDGLARLDRYRVVDSTPQASLVEVILHEGRNRIVRRMFDAVGHKVTRLVRVQMGPIRLNDLPPGRHRVLGKTELGTLMSAVGL; translated from the coding sequence GTGAGCAGCAGCGGGAACGGCCGTGGCGGTCGTCAGAACGGTGCAGGACGGTCTCGCGGCCAGGGCGGCGGCCAGCCCGCGCGGGGCGGCACGGGCGGGCGGCCGCAGGCCGGACGCGGCGCAGCCCGCGGCCCCGCACGTGGTGCGCGCAACGAGCCTCCGCGCGGAGCGCGCCCCGAGGCCGCCCGCCGGGAGCCGCGCGAGGCGAAGCCCGACATCGACGTGCACACCGCGGACGGCGTGCGTCTGCAGAAGGTGCTCGCCCAGGCGGGCCTCGGCTCGCGCCGCGCGTGCGAGCAGCTGATCGAGCAGGGCCGCGTCGAGGTCGACGGTCAGATCGTCCTCGAGCTCGGCGTGCGCATCGACCCGAACGTGCAGTCCGTGCACGTCGACGGCTTGCGCATCCAGCTCGACGACTCGAAGATCACGATCATCTTCAACAAGCCGCTCGGCGTCGTCTCCTCGATGGACGACCCGGAGGGGCGCCCCTGCCTCGCGGACTTCTTCAAGAACCGCTCCGAGCGTCTCTTCCACGTCGGTCGTCTCGACCAGGACAGCGAGGGCCTGCTGATCCTCACGAACGACGGCGAGCTCGCCAACCGTCTGACGCACCCCAAGTACGGGATCGCGAAGACGTACCTCGTCGAGGTCGAGGGTCGTGTCACGCCGCGTGTCGGTGACGCGCTCGTCCACGGTGTCGACCTCGACGACGGCCTCGCTCGCCTCGACCGCTACCGGGTCGTCGACTCGACGCCGCAGGCGAGCCTCGTCGAGGTGATCCTGCACGAGGGGCGCAACCGCATCGTGCGTCGCATGTTCGACGCGGTGGGCCACAAGGTCACGCGCCTCGTGCGCGTCCAGATGGGCCCGATCCGTCTGAACGACCTGCCGCCGGGCCGGCACCGCGTGCTCGGCAAGACCGAGCTCGGCACGCTGATGTCCGCCGTCGGCCTCTGA
- a CDS encoding segregation and condensation protein A, which yields MATPPDATGAAASQPAPAGTFEVHLENFSGPFDLLLSLIAKHRLDITEVALARVTDEFIAYIRAAESASHDGATSSWDLSTASEFLVVAATLLDLKAARLLPTGDVEDEEDLELLEARDLLFARLLQYRAYKDVSRTIAERLADEGRRFPRSVSLEPQHASLLPELVWTLGPEGLAAIAAKALRPQAPPPGVDLSHLHAPAVSVREQAAIVVAHLKRRGTTSFRALVADAVDTLVVVVRFLALLELFRDGSIAFDQASPLGDLTVRWVAGDREADVSSIDEFEGAPVPVVAGAQEDES from the coding sequence GTGGCGACGCCGCCTGACGCGACCGGAGCGGCCGCGTCCCAGCCCGCACCGGCAGGCACCTTCGAGGTTCACCTCGAGAACTTCTCGGGGCCGTTCGACCTGCTGCTGTCGCTCATCGCGAAGCACCGGCTCGACATCACCGAGGTGGCGCTCGCGCGCGTGACGGACGAGTTCATCGCCTACATCCGCGCAGCCGAGAGCGCGTCGCACGACGGCGCGACGAGCTCGTGGGACCTGAGCACCGCGTCGGAGTTCCTCGTCGTCGCGGCGACGCTGCTCGACCTCAAGGCCGCCCGGTTGCTGCCCACCGGGGACGTCGAGGACGAGGAGGACCTCGAGCTGCTCGAGGCTCGCGACCTGCTCTTCGCGCGTCTCCTGCAGTACCGGGCGTACAAAGACGTGTCGCGGACGATCGCGGAGCGTCTCGCCGACGAGGGGCGCCGGTTCCCCCGGTCCGTCTCGCTCGAGCCGCAGCACGCGAGCCTGCTGCCCGAGCTCGTGTGGACGCTCGGACCTGAAGGGCTCGCGGCGATCGCTGCGAAGGCGCTGCGCCCGCAGGCGCCGCCGCCCGGCGTCGATCTGTCGCACCTGCACGCGCCGGCGGTCAGCGTGCGCGAGCAGGCAGCGATCGTCGTCGCGCACCTCAAGCGCCGCGGTACGACGTCGTTCCGCGCCCTCGTGGCGGACGCCGTCGACACCCTGGTCGTCGTCGTGCGGTTCCTCGCGCTGCTCGAGCTGTTCCGCGACGGGAGCATCGCGTTCGACCAGGCGAGCCCGCTCGGCGACCTGACGGTCCGCTGGGTCGCGGGGGACAGGGAGGCCGACGTGTCATCGATCGACGAGTTCGAGGGGGCGCCCGTGCCGGTCGTCGCCGGAGCGCAGGAGGACGAGTCATGA
- the der gene encoding ribosome biogenesis GTPase Der, with protein sequence MTSPDETRPDAALTHQDTDETAAVADQVPAYSEDAEADAAREEMLRSGLADYELGEDDLALLDLDEDDLDDLHGPAALPVLAVVGRPNVGKSTLVNRIIGRREAVVEDKPGVTRDRVSYQAEWSGRQFTLVDTGGWETDVMGIDASVAKQAEIAIDLADAVLFVVDATVGPTATDEHVVRLLRRAKKPVVLCANKVDGPRSEADATELWSLGLGEPHPVSALHGRGTGDLLDAAMKALPTETAHGVARADGPRRVALVGRPNVGKSSLLNKVAGSNRVVVDELAGTTRDPVDELIELKGVPWWFVDTAGIRRRVHQTSGADFYASLRTQAAIEKAEVAVVLVDASVPMTEQDTRVIQQVVDAGRALVIAYNKWDLMDEDRRKYLEREIEKDLVQIQWAPRVNLSAKTGWHAEKLVPALEHSLENWERRIPTGRLNAFLGELVAAHPHPLRGGKQPRILFATQVSTRPPRFVIFASGFIEAGYRRFVERRLRETFDFEGTPIEISVRVREKRKR encoded by the coding sequence ATGACTTCGCCCGACGAGACCCGGCCCGACGCTGCCCTCACGCACCAGGACACCGACGAGACCGCGGCTGTCGCCGACCAGGTGCCCGCGTACTCCGAGGATGCCGAGGCCGACGCCGCGCGCGAGGAGATGCTCCGCAGCGGCCTCGCCGACTACGAGCTCGGTGAGGACGACCTGGCTCTCCTCGACCTCGACGAGGACGACCTGGACGACCTCCACGGGCCCGCTGCGCTTCCCGTCCTCGCGGTCGTCGGTCGCCCGAACGTCGGCAAGTCGACCCTGGTCAACCGCATCATCGGCCGGCGCGAGGCCGTCGTCGAGGACAAGCCGGGCGTGACCCGCGACCGCGTGTCGTACCAGGCCGAGTGGTCGGGCCGGCAGTTCACTCTCGTCGACACGGGCGGCTGGGAGACCGACGTCATGGGCATCGACGCCTCGGTCGCCAAGCAGGCCGAGATCGCGATCGACCTCGCCGACGCCGTGCTGTTCGTCGTCGACGCGACCGTCGGACCGACGGCGACCGACGAGCATGTCGTGCGTCTGCTGCGCCGAGCGAAGAAGCCCGTCGTGCTGTGCGCCAACAAGGTCGACGGCCCACGCTCCGAGGCGGACGCGACCGAGCTGTGGAGCCTCGGCCTCGGCGAGCCGCACCCCGTGTCGGCGCTGCACGGCCGTGGCACGGGCGACCTGCTCGACGCCGCGATGAAGGCGCTGCCGACCGAGACGGCTCATGGCGTCGCCCGTGCGGACGGCCCCCGACGGGTCGCGCTCGTCGGGCGCCCGAACGTCGGCAAGTCTTCCCTGCTCAACAAGGTCGCGGGCTCGAACCGCGTCGTCGTCGACGAGCTCGCGGGCACGACGCGCGACCCGGTCGACGAGCTCATCGAGCTCAAGGGCGTGCCGTGGTGGTTCGTCGACACCGCCGGTATCCGGCGCCGCGTGCACCAGACGTCCGGTGCCGACTTCTACGCGTCGCTGCGCACCCAGGCCGCGATCGAGAAGGCTGAGGTCGCCGTCGTGCTCGTCGACGCCTCCGTGCCGATGACGGAGCAGGACACGCGCGTCATCCAGCAGGTCGTCGACGCGGGCCGCGCCCTCGTCATCGCGTACAACAAGTGGGACCTCATGGACGAGGACCGCCGCAAGTACCTCGAGCGTGAGATCGAGAAGGACCTCGTCCAGATCCAGTGGGCGCCGCGCGTGAACCTCTCGGCGAAGACCGGCTGGCACGCGGAGAAGTTGGTGCCGGCGCTCGAGCACTCCCTCGAGAACTGGGAGCGGCGCATCCCGACCGGCCGTCTCAACGCGTTCCTCGGCGAGCTCGTGGCCGCGCACCCGCACCCGCTGCGCGGCGGCAAGCAGCCGCGCATCCTGTTCGCGACCCAGGTCTCGACGCGCCCGCCGCGCTTCGTGATCTTCGCGTCCGGCTTCATCGAGGCGGGCTACCGTCGCTTCGTCGAGCGTCGCCTGCGCGAGACCTTCGACTTCGAGGGCACGCCGATCGAGATCTCGGTGCGCGTGCGCGAGAAGCGCAAGCGCTGA